TTTTTCAGTCCAAAATGTCTGAATTTATCCAAGAAGCGACTTCAAAGTTGCACCATGAAATTGGTACCTCAAAGTTAAGGTCCTATTTCAATAAACAATGTTAAACAGCTAATCAAGGGGTTTTGAACTCAAGCATTGTTATTTAAAAACCTTTCAGTCCAAAATGTCTGAATTTATCCAAGAAACGACTTCAAAGTTGCACCATGAAATTGGTACCTCAAAGTTAAGGTCCTATTTCAATAAACAATGTTAAACAGTTAATCAAGGGATTTTGAACTCAAGCATTGTTATTTAAAAACCACCCAGTTTAATTGGTCTCTGTAAGTCTTTTGTGACCCTTAGTTTTTCTATAGGCAAAGAAGACATGGAAAGAGTCCATGCTCAGCAGAATTGTGCAGCTGACAGAAGAGGCTCAGCTAAGTAAACCAAGACTCCAAAGATGGCTTGATAAATTTGGCGAGCAGTACAGTAAAGCAGTTGTGTTATTATCTCTAGCAGTTGCTTTTCTTGGTCCTTTCCTTTTCAAGTGGCCTTTCTTCAGTACTTCAGGTACTTTTAGGAGTCTTATTTTGAGCATATACTTCTTTATTTGTGTTTAGTTGTTGCTATCTGCATCAGTCTTGTTTGCATTACTACACAGACCCTCCAATGAAGAAGTAGGGATTTTAATACATATGCTTTTAGGTGTTAAATGGGTTAAACAACTGTTACTGAACTTTGTGTGCACACTTGGGCTTGGGCATGGATATCTGATACATCTGCAATTCTGCCTAACTGTTTACCCACTATCAAGTAGAACTTCtttttttatcatttgtaaTGCAAGTGAAAAGCAGGATGTTTCTATATGGATGTatccatttcatcatattatctCTGTACCGATTGGTTACCTggtgttttcttttctttctgtTTTTTCAGCTTGCAGAGGATCAATTTACCGAGCATTGGGCCTCATGGTAGCTGCATCACCTTGTGCATTAGCTGTGGCGCCATTGGCTTACGCAACTGCCATCAGTGCTTGTGCAAAAAGGGTAGCTTTTCAAATTGGAAGACAGTCGACTTATTAACCTTGTGGTGTTAAATCCTTTTCACCAGTCTTCTTTTCAATATTTTCCTAATTATGGCAAACGTGTATAATACCTCATCATAATCTTCCCCTTTTTTTGAACTTTACTCATCCTATTACTATTATAAATATGTTACTGTCAGTTCTGAGCAGAACTGTTTCTAAATATTGTTCTAATTCTGCCATTCTGGTAATTTGTATAATTCTCATCATGTTTTCattattataaatgttattgcCAGGGTCTGAGCAGAGTGAATCATATGTTGTTTCAGGCTCAGCCATTTCTGTTCTCAGGTTGTGATGTGGTGAATTTTCTTTATAGGGTATATTGCTTAAAGGTGGACAGGTGCTTGATGCCTTGGCTTCATGCCATAGTATTGCATTTGACAAAACTGGTACTCTGACAACTGGGGAGTTCATGTGCAAAGCAATTGAACCGATACATGGACATGCTAGGAGTGTTGGAAAAGGAtttgcttcttgttgtaaccCCAGTTGTGAGAAAGAAGCACTTGCTGTGGCAGCTGCAATGGAGAGGGGTACAACTCACCCAATTGGAAGGTGTTATGAATGATAAGCCTCTATATATCAGTTTACTTATTTATTCGTGATCTCATTTATCTGTTTATTTATTCGATATGCctctatatatattaaatactGTCAACTTTTAGTGTCTAGCTTAGAAATCCCTGAGACCTCTTAATACTTAGTCCTCTTTGCTTCTTCATTCATGCAGAGCTGTTGTAGATCATAGCACTGGCAAAGACCTTCCTTCAGTTTCAGTTGAAAGTTTTGAGAATTTACCTGGTAGAGGCATAGTTGCAACATTATCAAGCTTTGAGGTATTCTTTTTCGTATCTGCTCACTATTAGTTCTAATTTTCTCCattcaatattttttcgttTTATTAATTGTTCGGAACTTTAAACAATCAACATAGATGAACACCACATGGGCCTATTGATTTCTGTTGTGTGCAATTTTTTTTGAGAGGGTCACTCTTTCTTTTCATCTGTGCCCtgcttttttttcttaaattaaattTGCTATTTCtcaattcaattttaaaaaaaacttaattgttTACTGTATCTGGCTTGTAGCCAAGACTAGGAGGTGGTAAACCATGGAAAGCTTTTCTTGGTTCTGTTGAATACATCACCTCTCTTTGCCACTCTGAAGATGAATCAAGAAGAGTTAAGGAGGCAGTAAGCACATCATCTCATGGAGTTGATTTTGTCCGTGCTGCTCTCTCTGTTAATAATCAAAAGGTCAGTTGTTACTAATGAGTATTAAGAATTGAGAAATCTACATTTGCTTTTGAGGGTTTTCATTTTTTCAGTTTCTTTCAATTGGATGCAATAAACTACTTGTACTTCATAACTTTACAAGATGATTTGATATTACCATTCATTTGTGAGTATCAAAATGATCCTTAGCATGTTGATTTCAAAGGACAGTTTGGGTGACACATGTATTTGGTGGGTTGTGATTCTGTAGCTTATAGTGATGAATTCTAGACTAGTTTATCCCATTTATATAGATGGAACAAACGTTTAGACTAAAATTTTGTGGAAAGCCGTCTTTGGGCTAAACAAATCTAGAAAGTAAGTCATAACATGTTTAACCAAATAATTTATACAAAGGATTAAAAAGAATCCATGAAACAATATTTCAACATAAACTACGGCATAAATTGATCAAAAAATTATAGCAACAAATAAAGCAGTATTAAGCAAAACAACAGCTTGAGGGTCGGGGTAGAGAAGTGGTTGAGAGATATACAAAGGAGAAAAAATGTCAATTAATGCCAAATTTCAACAGATAACTTTTTTCATGTCACCTAACATGGGTTAATTTTTCTATAATCCAGATCCAAGATTTTTGGAAGTTAATCGAAGGCAGGAATATGTTCAACCCACTCAGTCTCTCCCCTATACCCAAAATCACAAAATCTCTAGACTGTATCCTTGATCCTTCTATCCGACCCCAAAAGCATGATTCTGGGCTTCCTATTTTCTGGGAAGCATTAGCACTTGGTTTGTTATACCGACCCTGAGCCTGAACCTCATCCAAAGCCAGCTAATGCTCAAAGTGGACAATCAAGAAAGAACTTTTCTTCTTCTCGGGTCCTTTGAACAGCAAAATGCTTCAGTCCTCACATCTCATCatagttttaaaatcttttaaaaCTGTAGACCTCAAGAACATCACCCCATCAACCTTTTGAcattataattttcaaatttttgagttgaAATCAATCATTTCTATATAACCTTAGAAACTGAACTTAATAATTGGAAACTGCATGAAGAATTCTATCTGAAGTGAGGATTCATCAAAAGCAATGCTATCTAAATTTATgattatattttggtgattcatttTGTAAACATATGGGGAAAGTATGATCAAAATTAAAAGTGTGATTTGCATAAGGTCAATCTGATCAAGAATTACATTTTTTTATCAGATAAAaggtatgtgtattgattaccaaCATCAAGTGAATGTTGATTAGAATGTACAATAAGAACCATTACCTTACTAGTTGTGTAATGTGCTaatacaaaatcaacaatggCTTCTATGTCGTTAAATGAAGCCATATTGCGCCAAAAAGAAATGTAGAAATGCATATGTACTTTAACTATAGGTTATAGCAACAGGTTCTTTTTTGCTCTTGAAAGATTTGGTCAAGAATTACTTTGCGACCAGATAACTTGTCAAATTTCAATAGGCCTCAAATCAACTGTCTTTAATGCTATGTTTTCTCCTTAAGAATCAAGAGATAGTTGACCACAAATTTCTCTCAAATACACCCTGAAATTTACAGCAACTAGTAATTAAATTAACCTTGAAATGAAAAACTCTCAGAATATAAAAACTGAACAACTACAACTCAATAATGCACATAAATTTGAATTGGAAAAACTATTAAATACACTTCTCGTAAGAGTGAAGGATTTTCTTGCTTGTATTAATCATGCATGCTATATAAAGTATTCTCTATCCTGCTTTCCATTTTTGTGCTCTTTTTGGAGTAAATGTGATTGTGCATTTCAAATGATGAAGTAAATGTGAAGCAGTAAAACAATTCCTGCAATATCCCCTATAGCCTAGTGGAGCCAAAAGAGAGATTGACTCCATGAAGCACAGGCTAAGCCCCCAAAGACTGGCCTCCGCTGAGTGGATAACTCACAGAGGCGGAGCCAATGTGTTTATTACGGGTTCGGGCGAACCAGTAACTTTGGTCCAAACTTTGTATTTGTCTTGGATATGTACAATTTACTAATTTAGAACTTCAAATCTTGGATCCACCTTTGAGAACACATCTCCCATGTCAGCTTGTCTCCCATTAGCCCTTTTCTCATACCCGTTTCCTACTCGATGCTTCTCTTTATTTAACTTGGTGTATTTCCTAGATTTCTTATACAAAATCGGAAATCAGTATGAGAAAAATCATAAAGTGGAAGAGAGCAGCTGAATCAAAAAAGtggaaaatatataaaaagctCTGTGTTAGAGCCACAAGCTAACGTGTTAACTCATAAGCATTAACATATCAAGGCATATAAATAGTGAAGCAACATTTCCCTTATAATTGGGTATTGAGACCACTTTGCAATCAAATCAAATGTCAGCTTATTGGATTTTAAGAGTTCTTAtgtagaaatatttttatttttttggttaaatTATGTAGAAATATTTAATACTTGTTAGAAATTTCCCTCAAGCTTCTCTCTCAATGCCTAGTGGGCAGACCATTTTGCTGATTTTGTCTTAGTACCAGGTAACTCTGTTTCACTTTGAGGATAAACCTCGACCTGGAGTTTTAGACGTCGTACAGACATTGCAGAATCAAGCTAAACTTCGTGTCTTAATGTTAACTGGTGACCATGAGGCAAGTGCAAGGAGAGTTGCTAAAGCAGTGGGCATCAAAGAAGTGAACTGCAGCCTAAAGCCGGAGGATAAACTTTATCATGTTACAAGCATCTCAAGGGATACAGGTGAGTCACAAAAGCTGTCAATGAGAGGTCCTCGTTTCATGTTTTTCAGGCCCATGTAAATCTCCAAATTTTAAACAAAAAAGTTATTTGTGAATCGCACTTTTTTCACTTAACTAGTTCATGTTCATATTTAACTCCCATTTTAGTACTCATGCCAAGTGACAACTTATCAAAAACTTATCCGATTAATTTATACATAGATTGGGCAGCTGTGGCTGACTGCTTCTTCAAAGTTGATAAAATGTTCTATGAACCAGGAAATATCTGTATAGCTGGTGGTTCTATGCATTGATGTATTGCTTGCCTCTTTTTAAGCCGTACAGCTTACATATACTTTTAAAACATCACGGGTGAAACTGGACAAAATGAAAGTTACATACTTTCCAAGCTATTCTTCTGTTCATGGCAGCAAGGAGAAATCACAAATAGGATAATCTTAGTCATAATTCTCATTTTTCTCAACTTTAGGGTCCCAGAGCGCCAGAAATGTGGATGTATTGGATGAAAACTTGAGTAGATGCTAATCAACAAAAACTTTTCACAGTTACATGTGTCGCTCCCATGCTAGCTAACCAATACTTTTGAGCAGGAGGCCTTATTATGGTAGGTGACGGCATCAATGATGCCCCAGCACTTGCTGCAGCTACTGTTGGTATTGTGCTGGCTGAGCGAGCTAGTGCCGCTGCCATAGCTGTTGCTGATGTACTGTTGTTACAAGACAATATTTCTTGTGTCCCATTTTGTGTTGCGAAATCTCGCCAGACAACATCCTTGGTAGTTCCTTCTCCTTCTCTGTAATCAACATGTGTCTTTCTACTTGTATCTGATACTCGGCCCCTATTCTTACAGATCAAGCAAAATGTGGCACTTGCTTTGGGTAGCATTATTTTAGCGTCTCTTACTTCAGTTATGGGGTTCCTCCCACTCTGGTTGACGGTATGACTCTATTCCAGATATTTCTCACCTTAAATCTATCCAtctcatatcaatcaatcagtaTATCTGTCCAGTTTGCTGTTCGTCTATAAGCAGTTATTAGGTGCAACACAAGTTTTTCCCTATGtgaaattttcttatttctaaTGGTCCAAGTCTTGTTGTTCTTGGACAAAGAATAGTTAGGAATTACAATCTTCCGTGATCTTGCAGCTATGGAAAATGACAACTGTTTTTCTCCCTAAGCTTGGAACGCTACCATAGTAAATTCATCTGATTTGGTATGTCAACATTGCAGGTGCTCTTGCATGAAGGTGGCACACTTGTTGTTTGTCTCAATTCCGTTCGTGCGCTAAACCCTCCAACATGGTCATGGAGAGATGATATTTCACAAATCATTGACAGATTGCGGTCTCTAATTATGTTTTTGAGACATGGCACACTACCTAGCACCATTCAGGCAGCTCATTTTTGATCATTGACTTGCTCGTTAGCTGCTCACAAAGCACCATGCATGTTGAGTCATATGTATATTCTTTTGTCACATGTTTCTGAACTTTCCATGATATTAGGGTGTGATGAAATTTTACTGTAAAAAGGTGGTCGGTCAAAGTAACTGGCAAAGCATCTAATTTTAATGTAGGACGTTAGGGAACAACCATCAATCATACGGATGTTCCTCGTCACTTCTATGAATCTCTCCTTAAAACGGATTTCTGGTCTTATCTATTCGAATAACTTGGTCAAACGTTCAAATTCAGTTATGATTAAGCAGTTGAACTGGACGGCTTTTTCATGTATTCACAGATTACACGAAActaaaaacaaaatgaaattaatGTCAAATATGTTCAACTTAATTGTGAACAAAATCTTAGGTTTTTATTGGTTAAATAGTGTGTGTACtcaaacctttggtttatattCCTCCTTCAATTCTCGTTTGCACTTTCAGGTTCATgatactcaaaaatttgaatatgAAAAAGGTACATAACTcgtgaaaaataataaagttaaTAACTGTGCTTCATTCAAATCATTCCTTCCCTTGGCGGTAGAAGTGTTCTCAAAACATATTTACTTTTAACTAGTTTTTCTTGGTTTCTAAATCTGCCTGAATATAAATTAACAAAacgtatttttttaaaattctttttgatattttttttcttatttgttccagCCTTTGCATTTCTGCC
The sequence above is a segment of the Solanum dulcamara chromosome 11, daSolDulc1.2, whole genome shotgun sequence genome. Coding sequences within it:
- the LOC129874249 gene encoding probable cadmium/zinc-transporting ATPase HMA1, chloroplastic isoform X2; this translates as MEALRLSTSFTGTNCSIYKSRRRLKVNRNLLLSSLKPKSSISIRSSVQFRGRIHCSVCSCSSHSHHHHHHDHSHDHHNHHHHHHHDHDEGDGKLTKFQEVFLKFANAIRWTQLANFLRENLELCCCSAALFIAAAVCPYFLPKPAVLPLQRVFSLIAFPLVGVSASLDALVDITGGKINIHVLMALAAFASVFMGNVLEGGLLLAMFNLAHIAEEYFTSRSKGDVKELKENHPEFALVLQVDNQTFPSFSDLSYSEVPVSDLEVGSFILVKAGESVPVDCEVSRGRSTITIEHLTGEVKPLDKKEGDNIPGGARNLDGMLIVKAKKTWKESMLSRIVQLTEEAQLSKPRLQRWLDKFGEQYSKAVVLLSLAVAFLGPFLFKWPFFSTSACRGSIYRALGLMVAASPCALAVAPLAYATAISACAKRGILLKGGQVLDALASCHSIAFDKTGTLTTGEFMCKAIEPIHGHARSVGKGFASCCNPSCEKEALAVAAAMERGTTHPIGRAVVDHSTGKDLPSVSVESFENLPGRGIVATLSSFEPRLGGGKPWKAFLGSVEYITSLCHSEDESRRVKEAVSTSSHGVDFVRAALSVNNQKVTLFHFEDKPRPGVLDVVQTLQNQAKLRVLMLTGDHEASARRVAKAVGIKEVNCSLKPEDKLYHVTSISRDTGSQSARNVDVLDENLSRC
- the LOC129874249 gene encoding probable cadmium/zinc-transporting ATPase HMA1, chloroplastic isoform X1 — protein: MEALRLSTSFTGTNCSIYKSRRRLKVNRNLLLSSLKPKSSISIRSSVQFRGRIHCSVCSCSSHSHHHHHHDHSHDHHNHHHHHHHDHDEGDGKLTKFQEVFLKFANAIRWTQLANFLRENLELCCCSAALFIAAAVCPYFLPKPAVLPLQRVFSLIAFPLVGVSASLDALVDITGGKINIHVLMALAAFASVFMGNVLEGGLLLAMFNLAHIAEEYFTSRSKGDVKELKENHPEFALVLQVDNQTFPSFSDLSYSEVPVSDLEVGSFILVKAGESVPVDCEVSRGRSTITIEHLTGEVKPLDKKEGDNIPGGARNLDGMLIVKAKKTWKESMLSRIVQLTEEAQLSKPRLQRWLDKFGEQYSKAVVLLSLAVAFLGPFLFKWPFFSTSACRGSIYRALGLMVAASPCALAVAPLAYATAISACAKRGILLKGGQVLDALASCHSIAFDKTGTLTTGEFMCKAIEPIHGHARSVGKGFASCCNPSCEKEALAVAAAMERGTTHPIGRAVVDHSTGKDLPSVSVESFENLPGRGIVATLSSFEPRLGGGKPWKAFLGSVEYITSLCHSEDESRRVKEAVSTSSHGVDFVRAALSVNNQKVTLFHFEDKPRPGVLDVVQTLQNQAKLRVLMLTGDHEASARRVAKAVGIKEVNCSLKPEDKLYHVTSISRDTGGLIMVGDGINDAPALAAATVGIVLAERASAAAIAVADVLLLQDNISCVPFCVAKSRQTTSLIKQNVALALGSIILASLTSVMGFLPLWLTVLLHEGGTLVVCLNSVRALNPPTWSWRDDISQIIDRLRSLIMFLRHGTLPSTIQAAHF